In candidate division WOR-1 bacterium RIFOXYB2_FULL_36_35, a genomic segment contains:
- a CDS encoding bifunctional methylenetetrahydrofolate dehydrogenase/methenyltetrahydrofolate cyclohydrolase: MSQIIDGKGIALKLRDVLSVEVEKLKREKGVAPKLCVILVGDDPASQLYVRNKEKGCIAAGIDSETLRFPFNIKENELISVVEELNSDKSVHGILVQLPLPVGVNEKKVLEKILPQKDVDGFHIENLGRLFRGEAPLFVPCTPKGVMELILSTGVDISGKEAVVVGRSNIVGKPMAILLLNAHATVTICHSRTKNLGDVVRRGDIVVAAVGKANIITGEMIKLGAIVIDVGMNRVGDRFCGDVDFDSVKGKASFVTPVPGGVGPMTIAMLLRNVVEGAKRTISG, translated from the coding sequence ATGAGCCAAATAATTGATGGGAAGGGGATTGCTTTAAAGCTTAGAGATGTGTTGAGTGTCGAGGTGGAAAAATTAAAAAGAGAGAAAGGGGTTGCGCCAAAGCTTTGTGTTATTCTGGTGGGAGATGACCCTGCTTCTCAGCTTTATGTTAGAAATAAAGAGAAGGGCTGTATTGCTGCCGGAATTGACTCTGAGACCCTTCGTTTTCCTTTTAATATCAAGGAAAATGAGCTTATTTCTGTTGTTGAAGAATTAAATTCTGATAAATCTGTTCATGGAATTTTGGTGCAATTGCCTTTGCCGGTTGGGGTTAATGAAAAAAAGGTATTGGAAAAGATATTGCCACAAAAAGATGTTGATGGCTTTCATATTGAAAACCTGGGGAGATTGTTTCGGGGCGAGGCTCCGCTATTTGTTCCTTGTACTCCAAAAGGGGTTATGGAGTTAATCTTATCCACAGGTGTGGATATCTCTGGGAAGGAGGCTGTTGTGGTTGGGCGTAGCAATATTGTAGGTAAGCCTATGGCTATTTTATTATTAAATGCCCATGCGACTGTCACCATTTGTCATTCCAGAACAAAGAATTTAGGAGATGTTGTTAGGCGAGGGGATATAGTTGTTGCGGCGGTTGGAAAAGCAAATATTATCACGGGAGAGATGATTAAGCTTGGCGCTATTGTAATTGATGTTGGTATGAATAGGGTAGGCGACAGATTTTGTGGAGATGTCGATTTTGACTCAGTAAAGGGAAAAGCCTCTTTTGTAACTCCTGTTCCGGGAGGGGTTGGCCCTATGACGATTGCAATGTTGCTTAGAAATGTAGTGGAGGGGGCCAAAAGGACAATATCAGGGTGA
- a CDS encoding tRNA uridine-5-carboxymethylaminomethyl(34) synthesis GTPase MnmE — protein sequence MDLDFNDTIAAISTPLGFGGIGVVRISGPQAFSIAVSISDIKMPESHRAYHKWLSGNIDEVVITFFRSPKSYTGEDIVEISCHGSPVVVRRLLALILANGARLAGRGEFTKRAFLNNKIDLMQAESVLSLVSAQSEAIADLSTAQLHGKLSAEINALKDSLVSILSEVQASIDFPDDFGPLDPLEKKIADFINTLDLILSNCSYGKLIRNGVNVVIAGKPNVGKSSLLNALLRESRAIVTAIPGTTRDAIVEGLNIKGFQFNIIDTAGIRKTNEFIEQQGINIAKKYIELADLVLLVLDVSQPLDAMDDEMLDLIKNRESIKVLNKIDLGVVLTQEGVKVSAFKGMGILELEEAMLDFVITKKGNNSDVVLTTERQADCLNKAKGILQEIIKDITIKVSMDIVSVKIQEAIEALDEMSGIRVGDEVLDRIFSQFCVGK from the coding sequence ATGGACTTGGATTTTAATGATACTATAGCTGCGATTTCTACCCCCTTGGGTTTTGGCGGGATTGGAGTTGTTAGAATCAGTGGGCCGCAAGCTTTTTCTATTGCTGTGAGTATTTCGGATATAAAAATGCCAGAATCTCATAGGGCTTATCATAAGTGGCTTTCAGGTAATATTGATGAAGTTGTAATAACCTTTTTTCGTTCTCCCAAAAGTTATACAGGAGAAGATATTGTTGAAATTTCCTGTCATGGCAGTCCTGTTGTTGTCCGACGTCTTTTGGCTCTGATTTTGGCTAATGGGGCGAGGCTGGCAGGAAGAGGGGAGTTCACGAAAAGAGCTTTTTTAAATAATAAAATTGATTTAATGCAGGCAGAATCTGTTTTATCATTAGTCTCTGCTCAATCCGAAGCCATTGCTGATTTATCTACAGCCCAGCTTCATGGTAAGCTATCAGCAGAAATTAACGCCCTTAAAGATAGTCTTGTTTCTATTTTATCAGAAGTGCAAGCCTCGATAGATTTTCCGGATGATTTTGGCCCTCTTGATCCTTTAGAGAAAAAAATAGCTGATTTTATAAATACCTTGGATTTAATTTTATCTAATTGTTCGTATGGTAAGCTTATTAGAAATGGAGTAAATGTTGTTATTGCCGGTAAGCCTAATGTTGGAAAATCCAGTTTATTGAATGCTTTATTGCGAGAGAGCAGGGCAATTGTCACGGCTATTCCTGGGACTACCAGGGATGCAATTGTTGAGGGGTTGAATATTAAGGGTTTTCAGTTTAATATTATTGATACAGCAGGAATTAGAAAGACTAACGAGTTTATTGAGCAACAAGGGATTAATATTGCTAAAAAATATATTGAATTGGCAGATCTTGTTCTTTTGGTTTTGGATGTCTCGCAGCCTTTAGATGCAATGGATGATGAGATGCTTGATTTGATAAAAAACAGAGAGAGTATAAAGGTTCTTAATAAGATAGATTTGGGGGTTGTTTTAACGCAGGAAGGGGTTAAGGTCTCTGCGTTTAAAGGGATGGGTATTTTGGAGTTAGAAGAGGCCATGCTTGACTTTGTTATTACGAAGAAGGGAAATAATTCAGATGTTGTTTTGACTACAGAAAGACAGGCAGATTGTTTAAATAAGGCAAAAGGAATATTGCAGGAAATAATAAAGGATATTACTATTAAAGTATCTATGGATATTGTTTCTGTTAAAATTCAAGAAGCAATTGAAGCCTTGGATGAAATGTCAGGGATAAGGGTGGGGGATGAAGTGTTAGATAGAATTTTCTCTCAGTTTTGTGTTGGCAAGTGA